One Synechococcus sp. MU1617 genomic window, ATAAAAAAATCATGCCTTAGACCAAAGGCATGCCTAGCGAGGTATGCCCATGCAGGCAGCACCAAAGCCGATCAACGAAGCAGCCCGGCTGAGATCACTCAGTGAATATCGAATTCTGGGAACGAAGCCTGAAAAAGCTTTTGACAACATCACCCGGATGGCCTCAGAGATCTGCCAATCTCCGATCGCTCTGATCTCCTTGGTGGATGAAAAGCGTCAGTGGTTCAAATCGAAGGTGGGCCTTGAGGCCAGCGAAACCGACCGAGACATCTCCTTTTGCGCCCATACGATCCTCGATTCCAAGCCTCTGGTGGTGGAGGACGCGCTGTTTCATGAGAAATTCCGCGACAACCCACTCGTGCAGGAAGCACCCCACATCCGGCTCTATGCAGGCTTCCCCCTGAAAACCGACATCAACCACCGCATTGGAACGCTTTGCGTGATTGATCGGATTCCCAAATCACTCACCAATTCGCAATACAAGGTGATGGAAGGCCTGGCGGAACAAGCCACCACTCTATTGGAACTCAGACGCCGATCCCTGGCCCTGATGGATGAGTTCTGTCAGATGCATCACGCTCAAGGGTTGGTCACCACTTGCAGTTACTGCAAATCCATCCGTGACAGGGAAGGGTTCTGGCAACCGATCGAACGATTCCTGATGCAGCACAGCACGCTGAATTTCAGCCATGGCATCTGCCCCGAATGCATGAACGAGCACTTTCCCGACGTGCAAAGCAGTCGAGCGGAGTCGTCAAACAATCACGGTTGAGCCAATTGGAGCTGGGCGATGGGCAACGGCGACACCACGAACACTTGACATCGCCGGAAAATAAAAAGGAAATTCAAGTGATGCGTCATGCGAATTGCAGATTTTCTGTATCGCAAACTCGGGCTGAATATCTTCAAAGCAGCACCTCACCTGAGAACGCAAACGCCCAATACTCCCGTGCCTGCGGTGGTTGAGCAGGAACCCGAACCACCGAGCCCAGTCAACACATCAACAGCCGATGTGATTCACATTGGTCCCAGGGGTGGTCGCTACAAAGTCGACGCCAAAGGTCGCAAGGTGTATCTCAAGGCCAGCTGAAGCATTTCAGATCTAACGAGCTGGCAGGACCAACTGAGTTGAAATACCGATCGATTGGCTTTGTTATCAATAAAAACCACCACGGATTCAGTCTGAACGACAAGGTTGATTCACGTTGGGAGATCGAGATGAATGCTGGTCCTGCTTGTCCCATCCGATTTAACAGCCTTGAACAGCGAAATGAATCGCTCGCCAAGCAATGCCTGACGGCAGCTGAAATCGAATGGCGACGTTGGT contains:
- a CDS encoding GAF domain-containing protein, translated to MQAAPKPINEAARLRSLSEYRILGTKPEKAFDNITRMASEICQSPIALISLVDEKRQWFKSKVGLEASETDRDISFCAHTILDSKPLVVEDALFHEKFRDNPLVQEAPHIRLYAGFPLKTDINHRIGTLCVIDRIPKSLTNSQYKVMEGLAEQATTLLELRRRSLALMDEFCQMHHAQGLVTTCSYCKSIRDREGFWQPIERFLMQHSTLNFSHGICPECMNEHFPDVQSSRAESSNNHG